One window of the Streptomyces sp. NBC_00259 genome contains the following:
- a CDS encoding CehA/McbA family metallohydrolase, protein MCNDDSFISRRGLFVTGTAAALTLSSVSFAEAADAGTTATTKVVRGTLPPGSPDFVYLPVEIPRGVAEIRVSYTYEKPQVPAGTQGNALDIGIFDERGTALGGEGFRGWSGGARSEFFIRGDEATPGYIAGPVRAGTWHIALGPYTVAPEGLPYAVTITLTYGPRAATPKPVYPPERAKGRGRAWYRGDCHLHSWYSDGRRTPAEIAALARAAGLDFINSSEHNTHAAHGAWADVAGDDLLILLGEEVTTRNGHVVALGTDPGTFVDWRYRARDNRFGHYAREIRRAGGLVVPAHPHATCIGCNWKFGFGEADAVEVWNGPYTPDDEVSLADWDSMLVASVRSGRRWTPAMGSSDAHRDPDPVGTPQTVVLADDLTREAVLDGIRAGRSYVAESSAVSLSFAAYGGRGRHAGIGERLRVDADDPVTVRLEVTGAPGRTARIVTDQGVLHTATLPAEGTGTVEWRTTAAYAAYVRAEVRHPAVVPIPGLPGPLAAFTNPVFLGND, encoded by the coding sequence ATGTGCAACGACGACTCGTTCATCAGCAGACGCGGACTGTTCGTGACGGGAACCGCCGCGGCGCTTACGTTGAGCAGCGTGAGCTTCGCCGAAGCGGCCGACGCGGGAACGACGGCCACCACCAAGGTCGTACGCGGCACCCTGCCGCCCGGCTCGCCCGACTTCGTGTACCTCCCCGTCGAGATCCCGCGCGGCGTCGCGGAGATCCGGGTGTCGTACACGTACGAGAAGCCGCAGGTCCCGGCCGGCACCCAGGGCAACGCGCTCGACATCGGCATCTTCGACGAGCGCGGTACGGCACTCGGCGGCGAGGGCTTCCGCGGCTGGTCGGGCGGCGCTCGGAGCGAGTTCTTCATCCGGGGGGACGAGGCGACGCCCGGGTACATCGCGGGACCGGTCCGTGCGGGCACCTGGCACATCGCGCTGGGCCCGTACACGGTGGCACCGGAGGGCCTCCCGTACGCGGTCACGATCACCCTCACGTACGGCCCCCGGGCCGCGACGCCGAAGCCGGTGTACCCGCCGGAGCGGGCCAAGGGGCGCGGCCGGGCCTGGTACCGCGGCGACTGCCATCTGCACTCCTGGTACTCGGACGGCCGCCGCACGCCCGCCGAGATCGCGGCCCTCGCCCGCGCCGCCGGGCTGGACTTCATCAACAGCAGCGAGCACAACACGCATGCGGCGCACGGTGCGTGGGCGGACGTGGCCGGGGACGACCTGCTGATCCTCCTCGGGGAAGAGGTCACCACCCGCAACGGGCACGTCGTCGCGCTCGGCACCGACCCGGGGACGTTCGTCGACTGGCGCTACCGGGCGCGGGACAACCGTTTCGGCCACTACGCCCGCGAGATCCGCCGTGCCGGCGGCCTGGTCGTACCCGCCCACCCGCACGCCACCTGCATCGGCTGCAACTGGAAGTTCGGCTTCGGCGAGGCGGACGCGGTGGAGGTGTGGAACGGGCCGTACACCCCCGACGACGAGGTGTCCCTCGCCGACTGGGACAGCATGCTCGTCGCCTCCGTGCGCTCGGGCCGCCGCTGGACCCCGGCGATGGGCAGCAGCGACGCCCACCGCGATCCGGATCCCGTCGGCACCCCGCAGACCGTGGTCCTCGCCGACGACCTGACCCGTGAGGCCGTCCTGGACGGCATCCGCGCGGGCCGCTCGTACGTCGCCGAGTCGTCGGCCGTCTCCCTCTCCTTCGCCGCGTACGGCGGCCGCGGGCGTCACGCGGGCATCGGCGAACGGCTCCGTGTCGACGCCGACGACCCGGTGACGGTCCGTCTGGAGGTCACGGGCGCGCCGGGTCGCACCGCCCGCATCGTCACCGACCAGGGCGTGCTCCACACGGCGACGCTTCCGGCGGAGGGCACGGGCACGGTGGAGTGGCGTACGACGGCGGCGTACGCGGCGTACGTACGGGCGGAGGTCCGGCACCCGGCGGTCGTGCCGATCCCGGGGCTTCCCGGGCCGCTGGCGGCGTTCACGAAC